A portion of the Pseudomonas protegens CHA0 genome contains these proteins:
- a CDS encoding substrate-binding periplasmic protein, with amino-acid sequence MTHVSQTLRQRGALILTTLLVLTAWVPSVSGAESRSFDLYIAEAPPLSMLEQTGLHGIVGDATSEAATRAGYTLHFIEVPWARAQQSVRKGVDKLIIPLSRTPEREADYTWIAPIMTMDRAFFSLHTRVETLQQARETFARIAVGRGSAQEQKLRAEGFGDNQIYPFEIGENPAQLLLMGRVDAWFNGIPETQSIWRKVSTQPLQVSPVFMSTDLYLACSRNCNATLVHKLRAAVEGLRKDGTLERMRKSYLDAP; translated from the coding sequence ATGACTCATGTGAGTCAAACGTTGCGCCAGCGGGGGGCGCTGATCCTGACGACGCTGCTCGTTCTGACGGCCTGGGTGCCCTCAGTGTCTGGCGCCGAGTCCCGTAGCTTCGACCTGTACATCGCCGAAGCGCCGCCTTTATCGATGCTGGAGCAGACCGGCCTGCATGGCATCGTCGGTGATGCGACGTCGGAAGCGGCGACCCGGGCCGGATATACGCTGCACTTTATAGAAGTGCCCTGGGCACGAGCCCAGCAAAGCGTACGCAAAGGCGTCGACAAGCTGATCATTCCCCTGTCGCGCACGCCGGAAAGAGAAGCCGATTACACCTGGATCGCGCCCATCATGACCATGGACAGAGCCTTCTTCAGCCTGCACACGCGCGTCGAAACCCTGCAGCAGGCACGGGAAACCTTCGCTCGGATCGCCGTTGGCCGAGGCAGTGCCCAAGAGCAGAAGCTTCGGGCTGAAGGCTTTGGCGACAACCAGATCTATCCGTTTGAAATTGGCGAGAACCCGGCTCAACTGCTGCTGATGGGACGGGTCGACGCCTGGTTCAACGGCATTCCCGAAACCCAGAGCATCTGGCGCAAGGTGTCGACTCAGCCGTTGCAGGTCAGTCCGGTCTTTATGAGCACCGATCTGTACCTGGCCTGCTCCAGAAACTGCAATGCGACACTGGTGCACAAGCTGCGCGCGGCGGTCGAGGGGCTGCGCAAGGACGGCACGCTGGAGAGAATGCGAA
- a CDS encoding type I secretion system permease/ATPase produces the protein MTVLSAPSSAADTVVHSALACCHLLLQLTQERVPQAAAPQSLDPDPSRDLRQAVRDYARNAGVDLRLERLALTRLTPKMLPLVWRNQSGEFMLLARLSDTQALVQRPSMPTPDMLDRLQLAEQWSGEVIRLRQSGLRFDLSWFVPELLRHRRILGEVLLCSLLLQVLALATPLFFQAVMDKVMVHRALSTLDVLVMTLVVVGLFEVLLKGLREYLAAHTANRIDIGLGVKLLRHLLGLPLLYFKQRQVGAIITRVQELDSIREFLTGSLLTLCVDVAFTLVFFAVMAWISWPLTLLVLLTLPLYALLAWFSTGPLEKRIERQFYSAARNTAFLNESVSSSETIKSLAVEPRMQRRWESQTAQMVAAGFASQTLGSAISQTVMLLQKVTAVAVICWGASRVIDLQMSIGQLIAFNMMLSHVSQPVAKLIEVWQQFVRVRVSVDKLGDMLNLPVEQAEGDLRPAQALRGEVRIEQLVFRYRPELEWVLRGLDLQIVAGQTLGIVGPSGSGKSTLTRLLQKLYTPDGGRILIDGLPLEQLQPAWLRSQIGVVLQENYLFNRSVRHNIALRHPTASLESVIAAARLAGAHDFILRLPLGYDTVLAEAGSSLSGGQRQRIAVARALMGDPRILIFDEATSALDDESQALIQDNMASIAQGRTVIIIAHRLSAVRHCQRIIALEQGRISESGSHQQLLANGGCYSRLWALQQALCKEAS, from the coding sequence ATGACGGTGCTGTCTGCCCCATCATCCGCGGCCGATACGGTCGTTCACTCAGCCTTGGCCTGCTGCCATCTGCTGCTGCAACTTACCCAGGAACGCGTACCGCAAGCCGCGGCCCCGCAATCCCTGGACCCTGACCCTTCGCGGGACCTGCGCCAGGCGGTCAGGGACTACGCACGCAACGCCGGTGTCGATCTGCGCCTTGAACGCCTGGCACTGACCCGGCTGACCCCGAAGATGCTGCCCCTTGTCTGGCGCAACCAGAGCGGCGAATTCATGTTGCTGGCGCGGCTCTCGGACACCCAGGCGCTGGTGCAGCGACCTTCAATGCCGACCCCGGACATGCTCGATCGCCTGCAGTTGGCCGAGCAGTGGAGCGGGGAGGTGATTCGCCTGCGCCAGAGCGGTTTGCGCTTCGATCTGTCCTGGTTCGTACCGGAGCTGCTGCGCCATCGGCGGATACTCGGCGAAGTGCTGCTGTGCTCGCTGTTGCTGCAGGTGCTGGCCCTGGCGACGCCGTTGTTCTTCCAGGCGGTGATGGACAAGGTCATGGTGCACCGGGCGCTGTCGACCCTCGACGTGCTGGTGATGACCCTGGTGGTGGTGGGCCTGTTCGAGGTGCTGCTCAAGGGCTTGCGCGAATACCTGGCGGCGCACACCGCCAATCGCATCGACATCGGCCTTGGGGTCAAGCTCTTGCGCCATCTGCTGGGCCTGCCGCTGCTGTACTTCAAGCAACGCCAGGTGGGGGCGATCATCACCCGGGTCCAGGAGCTGGACAGCATCCGCGAGTTCCTCACCGGCTCGCTGCTGACCCTGTGTGTCGACGTGGCCTTCACCCTGGTGTTTTTTGCGGTCATGGCCTGGATTTCCTGGCCGTTGACCCTGCTGGTGCTGCTGACCTTGCCCCTGTATGCGCTGCTGGCCTGGTTCAGCACCGGCCCGCTGGAGAAGCGCATCGAGCGCCAGTTCTACAGCGCGGCGCGCAACACCGCCTTTCTCAACGAAAGCGTCAGCAGCAGCGAAACCATCAAGAGCCTGGCGGTGGAGCCGCGCATGCAGCGTCGCTGGGAGTCGCAGACGGCGCAGATGGTCGCGGCCGGGTTTGCCAGCCAGACCCTGGGCAGTGCCATCAGCCAGACCGTGATGCTGTTGCAGAAAGTCACGGCGGTGGCGGTGATCTGCTGGGGCGCTAGCCGGGTCATCGACCTGCAAATGAGCATCGGCCAGTTGATTGCCTTCAACATGATGCTGTCCCACGTCAGCCAGCCCGTAGCCAAGCTGATCGAGGTCTGGCAGCAGTTCGTCCGGGTGCGGGTGTCGGTGGACAAGCTGGGCGACATGCTCAACCTGCCGGTGGAGCAGGCCGAGGGGGATCTGCGCCCGGCACAGGCGTTGCGTGGCGAAGTGCGCATCGAACAGTTGGTGTTCCGCTACCGCCCGGAACTTGAGTGGGTGCTGCGCGGCCTGGACTTGCAGATCGTCGCGGGGCAGACCCTGGGCATCGTCGGGCCGTCCGGGTCCGGCAAGAGCACGCTGACCCGCTTGCTGCAGAAACTCTACACCCCCGATGGCGGGCGCATCCTGATCGACGGCTTGCCCCTGGAGCAGTTGCAGCCGGCCTGGTTGCGCAGCCAGATTGGCGTGGTGCTCCAGGAAAACTACCTGTTCAACCGCAGCGTGCGCCACAACATCGCCCTGCGCCATCCCACCGCCTCCCTGGAAAGCGTGATCGCCGCGGCGCGCCTGGCCGGTGCCCATGATTTCATCCTGCGCCTGCCCCTGGGCTACGACACGGTGCTGGCCGAAGCCGGCAGCTCCTTGTCCGGCGGCCAGCGGCAGCGCATCGCCGTAGCCCGGGCACTGATGGGCGACCCGCGCATCCTGATTTTCGACGAAGCCACCAGCGCCCTGGATGACGAATCCCAGGCGCTGATCCAGGACAACATGGCGAGCATCGCCCAGGGACGCACGGTGATCATCATTGCCCATCGCCTGTCTGCGGTACGGCATTGCCAACGCATCATCGCTCTGGAACAGGGGCGCATCAGTGAATCGGGCAGCCACCAGCAACTCTTGGCCAACGGCGGTTGCTACTCGCGCCTGTGGGCGCTGCAACAGGCGCTGTGCAAGGAGGCGTCATGA
- a CDS encoding HlyD family type I secretion periplasmic adaptor subunit, with protein sequence MRSGALLSRWRRAWQRLGDARTLLKRSRDEYEFQPGYLEIVERPPAPWARGTALLLILAILLALGWAILGFLDIHASAAGRLMVSSYTKVIQAHEAGEVRAIHVRDGQRVKAGEVLVALNPIGIDAELSELRTQLDFKRLELARARALLTPDPLHSYQTPAGLDVQQAAAAREQLLSTWKEISANLDSLNAEIAINQANQRARGSEISALGKLASNVRKRLHARRAMAAEQLMPLVELLEQEKEQLDVERSLAQQQAELQVLKAQAQNRREQRDSFLARTQREQHELLNRSQQEIAVLEQQLIRGRDRQRLQTLLAPVDGVVQQLAVHTLGGAVQAAQQLLVIVPEGAELDAEVMVLNKDVGFVRAGQPVEIKVDAFPYTRYGTLRGTVAHVSGDAIKDEQLGLVFPTRIRLERAAIAAGQGWMPLQAGMSVTGEIRTGERRVINYLLSPIREYQSEALRER encoded by the coding sequence ATGAGGTCCGGTGCACTGTTGTCTCGCTGGCGCCGCGCCTGGCAGCGCCTGGGTGACGCGCGGACGCTGCTCAAGCGCAGCCGCGACGAATACGAGTTCCAACCCGGCTACCTGGAAATTGTCGAGCGGCCACCCGCGCCCTGGGCACGTGGCACGGCACTGCTGCTGATCCTGGCGATCCTGCTGGCCCTGGGCTGGGCGATCCTCGGCTTTCTCGACATTCATGCCAGTGCCGCCGGGCGCCTCATGGTCTCCAGCTACACCAAGGTGATCCAGGCGCACGAGGCGGGTGAAGTTCGGGCCATCCATGTACGTGACGGGCAGCGGGTCAAGGCCGGCGAGGTGCTGGTGGCGCTGAACCCGATCGGCATCGACGCCGAGTTGAGCGAGTTGCGCACACAACTGGATTTCAAGCGTCTGGAATTGGCCCGGGCCCGTGCACTGCTGACCCCGGACCCCTTGCACAGCTACCAGACGCCTGCTGGCCTGGATGTACAGCAAGCCGCGGCGGCCCGGGAGCAACTGCTCAGTACCTGGAAGGAAATCAGCGCCAACCTGGACAGCCTCAACGCCGAAATCGCCATCAACCAGGCCAATCAAAGGGCTCGGGGCAGCGAGATCAGCGCCTTGGGCAAGCTGGCCAGCAATGTGCGCAAACGGCTTCATGCACGCCGGGCGATGGCCGCCGAACAACTGATGCCCCTGGTGGAATTGCTTGAGCAGGAAAAGGAGCAACTGGACGTCGAGCGTTCGCTGGCCCAGCAGCAGGCCGAACTGCAGGTGCTCAAGGCCCAGGCGCAGAACCGTCGGGAGCAGCGCGACAGCTTCCTGGCCAGGACCCAGCGCGAACAGCATGAATTGCTCAACCGCAGCCAACAGGAGATCGCCGTGCTCGAGCAGCAACTGATCCGTGGCCGCGACCGGCAGCGCCTGCAAACCCTGCTGGCGCCGGTGGACGGTGTGGTCCAGCAACTGGCGGTGCATACCCTGGGCGGCGCCGTGCAAGCGGCGCAGCAGTTGCTGGTGATCGTGCCCGAGGGGGCCGAGCTGGATGCCGAGGTCATGGTGCTGAACAAGGACGTCGGTTTCGTCAGGGCCGGCCAGCCCGTGGAGATCAAGGTGGATGCGTTTCCCTATACCCGCTACGGCACCTTGCGCGGCACCGTGGCCCATGTCTCCGGTGACGCCATCAAGGACGAACAGCTGGGGCTGGTGTTCCCCACGCGGATTCGCCTGGAGCGTGCGGCCATTGCCGCAGGGCAGGGCTGGATGCCCTTGCAGGCGGGGATGAGCGTGACCGGCGAGATTCGCACCGGCGAGCGGCGGGTGATCAATTACCTGCTGAGCCCGATTCGCGAGTATCAGTCCGAAGCGTTGCGGGAGCGTTGA
- a CDS encoding type I secretion system permease/ATPase, translating into MTRAFDAASEPSPTMLDTGLHALAWAARRFDLSISVAQLTHRLGRVEGPADSLDLRRCAGWIGLRARAVQSRVQRLHHLPLPALLDTTRGWAVLDAVEGDRVRVFWPLQGQCQTLSRQELATLWQGHDQGQGEVLLLAERHVQLKAGGFGVSWFLPSILKHGRQFRSVLLVSLMLQGVALVTPLLFENIIDRVLVSRGLSSLQVLGIAMLALALFEPLFGLLRSWLFSNVASKINAELSARLYQHLIQLPLGYFQRRQSGEIIARVGEMQQIRQFLTGSALTLVLDLAFCGLFIAVMYSYAPLLTWVVVGSLALYFLFWLCVGPLLRSRALREYELNAANTAFLTETVTGIETIKTGAIESAFQQQWQRQLAAYVRAAFHTRIVGIWAGQGIGLIQKLTAALLLWWGVMLVLDGQLSPGQLVAFNMLAGHVVEPILRLAQVWQDFQHTLISLRRLGDILDSDCESGSGGLASVPALQGGVSFQGVRFRYEEDGQEVLRQLDLEIQPGEFVGITGPSGSGKSTLTRLLQRLYVPQHGRVLVDGIDLAIADPVALRRNMSVVLQESVLFAGSVAENIRLCRPQASDAEVRHAAGLAGAAPFIEALAQGYETEVGERGGQLSGGQRQRIALARALLTNPGILLLDEATSALDYESEAAVMANLQGIVRGRTVISVAHRLNTLRHADRILVIDQGRVLEQGTHQQLLALDGLYARQWALQMKD; encoded by the coding sequence ATGACCCGCGCTTTCGATGCCGCTTCTGAACCGTCACCGACAATGCTCGACACCGGCCTGCACGCCCTGGCCTGGGCCGCCCGGCGCTTTGATCTGAGCATCAGCGTGGCGCAACTGACTCACCGCCTGGGACGGGTTGAAGGTCCGGCCGACAGCCTTGACCTGCGGCGCTGCGCCGGCTGGATCGGCCTGCGCGCACGGGCAGTGCAGAGCCGGGTGCAGCGTTTGCATCACCTGCCGCTGCCGGCGCTGCTGGACACCACTCGGGGCTGGGCGGTGCTGGACGCGGTGGAGGGCGACCGGGTCCGGGTATTCTGGCCGCTGCAGGGGCAATGCCAGACCCTGTCGCGCCAGGAGCTGGCGACGCTCTGGCAAGGCCATGATCAGGGACAGGGAGAGGTGTTGTTGCTGGCCGAGCGGCATGTGCAACTGAAGGCGGGTGGTTTCGGCGTCTCCTGGTTCCTGCCGTCGATCCTCAAGCATGGGCGCCAGTTTCGCAGCGTGCTGCTGGTGTCGCTGATGCTGCAAGGCGTAGCGCTGGTCACGCCGCTGCTGTTCGAGAACATCATCGACCGGGTCCTGGTCAGTCGCGGCCTGTCGAGCCTGCAAGTGCTGGGGATCGCCATGCTGGCCCTGGCGCTGTTCGAGCCCTTGTTCGGCCTGTTGCGGTCCTGGCTGTTCAGCAATGTGGCGAGCAAGATCAACGCCGAGCTGTCCGCGCGCCTGTACCAGCATCTGATCCAGTTGCCGCTGGGTTATTTCCAGCGGCGCCAGAGCGGCGAGATCATCGCCCGGGTCGGTGAGATGCAACAGATCCGCCAGTTTCTTACCGGCTCGGCCTTGACCCTGGTGCTGGACCTGGCGTTCTGCGGGTTGTTCATCGCCGTGATGTACAGCTACGCACCGCTGCTGACCTGGGTGGTGGTGGGCTCCCTGGCCCTGTATTTCCTCTTCTGGCTGTGCGTGGGCCCCTTGCTGCGCAGCCGGGCCTTGCGCGAATACGAGTTGAATGCGGCCAACACGGCGTTTCTCACCGAGACCGTGACCGGCATCGAGACTATCAAGACCGGGGCCATCGAAAGCGCCTTCCAGCAGCAGTGGCAGCGCCAGTTGGCGGCTTATGTGCGTGCGGCGTTCCACACCCGCATCGTCGGGATCTGGGCCGGGCAGGGCATCGGCCTGATCCAGAAGCTGACCGCGGCGCTGTTGCTGTGGTGGGGCGTGATGCTGGTGCTGGATGGCCAGTTGAGCCCCGGCCAACTGGTGGCCTTCAACATGCTGGCCGGGCATGTGGTGGAGCCGATCCTGCGTCTGGCCCAGGTCTGGCAGGACTTCCAGCACACGCTGATTTCCCTGCGCCGCCTGGGGGACATTCTCGACAGCGACTGTGAAAGCGGCAGCGGCGGCCTGGCCTCGGTGCCAGCGTTGCAGGGCGGGGTGAGCTTCCAGGGGGTGCGTTTTCGCTACGAGGAAGACGGCCAGGAGGTGCTGCGCCAGCTGGATCTGGAGATCCAGCCGGGCGAGTTCGTCGGCATCACCGGGCCTTCCGGTTCCGGCAAATCGACCCTGACCCGCCTGTTGCAGCGCCTCTATGTGCCCCAGCACGGCCGGGTGCTGGTGGACGGCATCGACCTGGCCATCGCCGATCCGGTGGCCCTGCGCCGCAACATGAGCGTGGTGCTCCAGGAAAGCGTGCTGTTCGCCGGCAGCGTTGCCGAGAACATCCGCCTGTGCCGGCCTCAAGCCAGCGACGCCGAGGTGCGGCACGCCGCCGGTCTGGCCGGGGCGGCGCCCTTTATCGAGGCCCTGGCCCAGGGCTACGAGACCGAGGTGGGCGAGCGGGGCGGCCAGCTCTCCGGCGGCCAGCGGCAACGCATTGCCCTGGCCCGGGCCCTGTTGACCAACCCCGGCATCCTGTTGCTGGACGAAGCCACCAGTGCCCTGGACTACGAGTCGGAAGCGGCGGTGATGGCCAACCTGCAGGGCATCGTCCGCGGCCGCACGGTGATCAGCGTCGCCCATCGCCTCAATACCCTGCGCCATGCGGACCGGATTCTGGTCATCGATCAGGGCCGGGTGCTCGAACAAGGCACACACCAACAGCTGCTAGCCCTGGACGGGTTGTATGCCCGGCAGTGGGCGCTGCAGATGAAGGACTGA